In Temnothorax longispinosus isolate EJ_2023e chromosome 2, Tlon_JGU_v1, whole genome shotgun sequence, one DNA window encodes the following:
- the Grx5 gene encoding glutaredoxin-related protein 5, mitochondrial: MFRFGAKHFFIGRNFSTKFNDINNLVKKNKVVVFMKGIPEEPRCGFSNAVVQILQLHGVTYDAYDVLKDEELRQGIKDFSNWPTIPQVFINGDFVGGCDILLEMHKNGELIEELKKAGITSTLLEKEASSQSDVNKSKE, encoded by the exons ATGTTTCGTTTTGGAGCCAAGCATTTCTTTATCGGCAGAAATTTCAGTACGAAATTTAATGATATCAACAATCTTGTTAAG AAAAATAAGGTAGTCGTCTTTATGAAAGGCATTCCAGAAGAGCCAAGATGTGGATTCAGCAATGCGGTAGTTCAGATATTACAACTGCACGGCGTTACTTATGATGCTTACGATGTTCTTAAAGATGAAGAACTCAGACAAG GTATAAAAGACTTTTCTAATTGGCCCACAATACCTCAAGTATTTATAAATGGTGATTTTGTGGGTGGCTGCGATATACTCTTAGAAATGCATAAGAATGGTGAGCTTATTGAAGAATTGAAGAAAGCTGGAATTACTAGTACTCTTTTGGAAAAAGAAGCATCTTCTCAAAGCGATGTCAACAAAtctaaagaataa
- the LOC139808639 gene encoding uncharacterized protein isoform X2, protein MMILSLFGRMSYILSQCIGECIVNASPKNPLGKFVKHRHYATTIKLKIDSQNVVSSRLPDVSGFENIYLHDLIWEKIGRWSNRTALVCVNTGRSYTYGQLRKACGKLATSLRKCKFLPGDTIAIILPNIPEFAIIALAANEAGLRTTLISPAYTKYEIKRQLENVEAQAIFTFPAKYVAIKASIEKNSKIRLPIVIVNDGTDASSISGTIKLDDLMREDIEDFSVSQKTGISCEDTVFLPYSSGTTGMPKGIETSHRIGAKLVCLPQFSIEGFTKLLENHRCTVLHVVPPIVQIMTQNERITSRHVESLRLILSGAAPLGEKSIAKFQSRFTNAVTFRQGYGASELSPIATIGTADVSPTSCGYLIPNTQMRIVSTQDDTPGRNLGLREVGEIYIRGPQVMKGYYKNPKATADSMDGDWYKTGDLGYYTEDGLLYVQGRLKEMIKVKGYQVAPIELEEVIRNYHDVQDVAVIGVAHDNYGEIPKAFVVPKSGVKINENDLKKFVAERVAKYKRLGYIQVIESIPKTISGKILRKELKNM, encoded by the exons ATGATGATTCTGTCGCTTTTCGGGCGAATGTCCTATATTCTGAGTCAGTGCATTGGAGAATGCATTGTCAATGCATCGCCAAAAAATCCTTTGGGAAAATTTGTTAAACATCGACACTACGCAACTACTATCAAGTTAAAAATAGATTCGCAGAATGTAGTAAGTAGCAGATTGCCCGACGTAAGTGGCttcgagaatatttatttacacgaCCTCATTTGGGAAAAAATCGGAAGATGGTCAAACCGCACTGCTCTG gTGTGCGTAAATACTGGTAGATCATATACGTATGGCCAGTTGAGAAAAGCATGTGGCAAACTAGCAACGAGTTTAAGAAAATGCAAGTTTCTGCCGGGAGATACCATCGCTATTATTTTACCAAATATCCCAGAATTTGCCATCATCGCACTAGCGGCAAATGAAGCCGGCTTACGC ACAACTCTGATTAGTCCTGCGTACACGAAGTATGAGATAAAAAGGCAATTGGAGAACGTGGAAGCTCAAGCAATCTTCACATTTCCAGCTAAATATGTTGCCATCAAAGCAAGTATTGAGAAAAATTCCAAGATAAGATTACCAATTGTTATTGTGAACGATGGGACTGACGCTAGCTCAATCTCAGGGACAATCAAATTAGATGACCTCATGCGCGAAGACATTGAAGATTTTTCAGTTAGTCAAAAAACTGGAATAAGTTGCGAAGATACAGTATTCTTGCCTTATTCCAGTGGCACAACTGGTATGCCGAAAGGCATTGAGACGTCCCATAG AATAGGTGCTAAGCTGGTGTGTCTGCCACAATTTTCCATAGAAGGATTTACAAAACTGCTTGAAAATCATCGATGCACAGTACTGCATGTCGTACCACCGATCGTACAAATAATGACGCAAAATGAACGAATAACGTCCCGTCACGTTGAATCTTTAAGATTGATACTGTCAGGAGCTGCACCGCTTGGGGAAAAATCTATCGCAAAATTTCAAAGTCGTTTCACTAATGCCGTGACCTTCAGACAAGG ATACGGCGCGTCGGAACTATCCCCGATTGCTACAATCGGTACTGCAGATGTATCGCCGACATCGTGCGGTTATTTGATTCCAAATACACAGATGAGAATTGTAAGCACGCAAGATGATACTCCCGGCAGAAATTTAGGTCTGCGCGAGGTaggagaaatatatatacgggGTCCGCAAGTGATGAAAGGGTATTACAAAAATCCTAAAGCCACAGCAGATAGTATGGATGGAGACTGGTACAAGACTGGTGATTTAGGATATTATACCGAAGATG GCCTATTATATGTGCAAGGACGATTGAAGGAGATGATAAAGGTAAAAGGATATCAAGTCGCACCCATCGAACTTGAAGAAGTGATTCGTAATTACCATGATGTACAAGACGTCGCCGTCATTGGTGTGGCACACGACAATTATGGCGAAATTCCAAAAGCTTTTGTAGTTCCTAAGTCAGGGGTAAAAATTAACGAGAACGACCTCAAAAAATTTGTCGCTGAACGTGTAGCCAAGTATAAACGATTAGGATATATACAAGTTATAGAAAGTATTCCGAAAACTATATCTGGAAAAATTCTTCGAAAAGaacttaaaaatatgtaa
- the LOC139808639 gene encoding uncharacterized protein isoform X1 encodes MMILSLFGRMSYILSQCIGECIVNASPKNPLGKFVKHRHYATTIKLKIDSQNVVSSRLPDVSGFENIYLHDLIWEKIGRWSNRTALVCVNTGRSYTYGQLRKACGKLATSLRKCKFLPGDTIAIILPNIPEFAIIALAANEAGLRTTLISPAYTKYEIKRQLENVEAQAIFTFPAKYVAIKASIEKNSKIRLPIVIVNDGTDASSISGTIKLDDLMREDIEDFSVSQKTGISCEDTVFLPYSSGTTGMPKGIETSHRNIVANILQSANPIFCLGEANEHYQDIIPLILPVHHFFGLIVSLYYYLRIGAKLVCLPQFSIEGFTKLLENHRCTVLHVVPPIVQIMTQNERITSRHVESLRLILSGAAPLGEKSIAKFQSRFTNAVTFRQGYGASELSPIATIGTADVSPTSCGYLIPNTQMRIVSTQDDTPGRNLGLREVGEIYIRGPQVMKGYYKNPKATADSMDGDWYKTGDLGYYTEDGLLYVQGRLKEMIKVKGYQVAPIELEEVIRNYHDVQDVAVIGVAHDNYGEIPKAFVVPKSGVKINENDLKKFVAERVAKYKRLGYIQVIESIPKTISGKILRKELKNM; translated from the exons ATGATGATTCTGTCGCTTTTCGGGCGAATGTCCTATATTCTGAGTCAGTGCATTGGAGAATGCATTGTCAATGCATCGCCAAAAAATCCTTTGGGAAAATTTGTTAAACATCGACACTACGCAACTACTATCAAGTTAAAAATAGATTCGCAGAATGTAGTAAGTAGCAGATTGCCCGACGTAAGTGGCttcgagaatatttatttacacgaCCTCATTTGGGAAAAAATCGGAAGATGGTCAAACCGCACTGCTCTG gTGTGCGTAAATACTGGTAGATCATATACGTATGGCCAGTTGAGAAAAGCATGTGGCAAACTAGCAACGAGTTTAAGAAAATGCAAGTTTCTGCCGGGAGATACCATCGCTATTATTTTACCAAATATCCCAGAATTTGCCATCATCGCACTAGCGGCAAATGAAGCCGGCTTACGC ACAACTCTGATTAGTCCTGCGTACACGAAGTATGAGATAAAAAGGCAATTGGAGAACGTGGAAGCTCAAGCAATCTTCACATTTCCAGCTAAATATGTTGCCATCAAAGCAAGTATTGAGAAAAATTCCAAGATAAGATTACCAATTGTTATTGTGAACGATGGGACTGACGCTAGCTCAATCTCAGGGACAATCAAATTAGATGACCTCATGCGCGAAGACATTGAAGATTTTTCAGTTAGTCAAAAAACTGGAATAAGTTGCGAAGATACAGTATTCTTGCCTTATTCCAGTGGCACAACTGGTATGCCGAAAGGCATTGAGACGTCCCATAG GaatattgttgcaaatattcTTCAAAGCGCGAATCCGATATTCTGTCTTGGAGAAGCGAATGAACACTATCAGGATATTATACCGCTAATATTACCAGTACATCACTTTTTTGGGTTAATAGTTTCTTTGTATTATTACTTGCG AATAGGTGCTAAGCTGGTGTGTCTGCCACAATTTTCCATAGAAGGATTTACAAAACTGCTTGAAAATCATCGATGCACAGTACTGCATGTCGTACCACCGATCGTACAAATAATGACGCAAAATGAACGAATAACGTCCCGTCACGTTGAATCTTTAAGATTGATACTGTCAGGAGCTGCACCGCTTGGGGAAAAATCTATCGCAAAATTTCAAAGTCGTTTCACTAATGCCGTGACCTTCAGACAAGG ATACGGCGCGTCGGAACTATCCCCGATTGCTACAATCGGTACTGCAGATGTATCGCCGACATCGTGCGGTTATTTGATTCCAAATACACAGATGAGAATTGTAAGCACGCAAGATGATACTCCCGGCAGAAATTTAGGTCTGCGCGAGGTaggagaaatatatatacgggGTCCGCAAGTGATGAAAGGGTATTACAAAAATCCTAAAGCCACAGCAGATAGTATGGATGGAGACTGGTACAAGACTGGTGATTTAGGATATTATACCGAAGATG GCCTATTATATGTGCAAGGACGATTGAAGGAGATGATAAAGGTAAAAGGATATCAAGTCGCACCCATCGAACTTGAAGAAGTGATTCGTAATTACCATGATGTACAAGACGTCGCCGTCATTGGTGTGGCACACGACAATTATGGCGAAATTCCAAAAGCTTTTGTAGTTCCTAAGTCAGGGGTAAAAATTAACGAGAACGACCTCAAAAAATTTGTCGCTGAACGTGTAGCCAAGTATAAACGATTAGGATATATACAAGTTATAGAAAGTATTCCGAAAACTATATCTGGAAAAATTCTTCGAAAAGaacttaaaaatatgtaa